A DNA window from Vigna angularis cultivar LongXiaoDou No.4 chromosome 1, ASM1680809v1, whole genome shotgun sequence contains the following coding sequences:
- the LOC108347871 gene encoding WD-40 repeat-containing protein MSI1, with protein sequence MGKEEEEMRGEIEERLINEEYKIWKKNSPFLYDLVITHALEWPSLTVEWLPDRHEPAGKDYSLQKVILGTHTSENEPNYLMLAQVQLPLDDAENDARHYDDDRPDIGGFGCANGKVQIIQQINHEGEVNRARYMPQNPFIIATKTVSAEVYVFDYSKHPSKPPLDGACNPDLRLRGHNTEGYGLSWSKFKQGHLLSGSDDAQICLWDINATPKNKTLEAMQIFKVHEGVVEDVAWHLRHEYLFGSVGDDQYLLIWDLRTPAVTKPVQSVVAHQSEVNCLAFNPFNEWVVATGSTDKTVKLFDLRKISAPLHIFDSHKEEVFQVGWNPKNETILASCCLGRRLMVWDLSRIDEEQSPEDAEDGPPELLFIHGGHTSKISDFSWNPCEDWVVASVAEDNILQIWQMAENIYHDEDDLPEESTKAAAS encoded by the exons ATGGGGAAAGAGGAGGAAGAGATGAGGGGTGAGATTGAGGAGCGACTGATAAACGAGGAGTACAAGATATGGAAGAAGAATAGTCCTTTTCTGTATGATCTGGTGATTACGCATGCGCTTGAGTGGCCTTCCCTCACCGTGGAGTGGCTTCCCGACCGCCATGAACCAGCCGGCAAAGACTACTCGCTGCAGAAGGTTATATTGGGCACCCATACCTCTGAGAATGAGCCCAATTACCTCATGTTGGCCCAGGTCCAACTTCCCCTTGACGATGCTGAGAACGATGCCCGTCACTACGACGACGACCGCCCCGACATCGGCGGCTTTGGCTGTGCCAATGGCAAAGTTCAGATCATCCAGCAGATCAACCATGAGGGTGAGGTTAACAGGGCTCGCTACATGCCCCAGAACCCCTTCATCATTGCCACCAAGACTGTTAGTGCTGAAGTTTATGTCTTTGACTACAGCAAGCACCCCTCTAAGCCCCCTCTTGATGGGGCCTGTAACCCTGATTTGAGGCTCAGGGGTCACAACACTGAGGGTTATGGCTTGTCCTGGAGTAAGTTCAAGCAGGGGCACTTGCTTAGTGGTTCTGATGATGCTCAGATTTGTTTGTGGGATATTAATGCCACTCCCAAGAATAAGACCCTCGAGGCAATGCAGATATTTAAG GTACACGAAGGTGTTGTCGAAGATGTGGCTTGGCATTTGAGGCATGAGTACTTATTCGGTTCTGTGGGTGATGATCAATACTTGCTTATATGGGACCTTCGAACGCCGGCTGTCACCAAGCCTGTCCAATCTGTGGTTGCCCATCAAAGTGAG GTTAACTGCTTGGCCTTCAATCCTTTTAACGAATGGGTTGTTGCTACTGGTTCTACGGATAAAACTGTGAAGTTGTTTGATCTGCGGAAGATCAGCGCTCCCCTGCACATCTTCGATTCTCACAA GGAGGAGGTTTTCCAGGTTGGATGGAATCCAAAGAATGAAACTATCTTGGCTTCTTGTTGTCTGGGTAGGAGGCTCATGGTGTGGGATCTTAGCAG GATTGACGAAGAGCAGTCACCAGAAGACGCGGAAGATGGTCCACCAGAATTGCTCTTTATTCATGGTGGTCATACAAGCAAAATATCTGACTTTTCCTGGAATCCATGTGAAGATTGGGTTGTTGCTAGTGTCGCTGAAGACAACATACTTCAAATATGGCAGATGGCAGAGAACATATACCACGACGAAGATGATCTGCCAGAAGAGTCAACGAAAGCCGCAGCTTCGTAA